In Gammaproteobacteria bacterium, the DNA window AAATGAATAATGATCGGCTGAAGCGGTTCCTGCCGGGCGTATTGGTTGCTCTGTCTGTTGCTGGCTGTGTGAAGGTCGCCCCGGGACCAGCACAGGTGCGTGTCGGCGAGCATTTGTACTACGCAGGCAACAGCGTTCGGCTCAGCACGAACCTCGACGGGCAACACGCTTTTGTTTCCAGTCATGTTGGTTCCGAAGGCCCTTTCAATTTCATAGTCGACACCGGAGCCGGGGTCAATGTGATCGACCGTGAAATTGCCGAAGGGGCGGGAATGCAGAAGATCGGCGAAAAAGAAGTTCTTTCCGGTGGAGTGGAGCCGGTTACAGCCGACATCGTCGTCATTCCGAGCGTCACAATTGATGGTCTCACCATAAAAGACGCCGAGTTTCTGATCATGGAGCTCAATGCCATGTCACTCGGCCAGCTTCAGGGTGTCGTCGGAATGGACTTGTTTCGCGAAACACTGATCACTTTTGATCCTGCTAATGACCGCATCGTAATTTCGCACGATGAACTAACGGCGGACCATGCAGGTGTGATCGCTTACAACCCGGATGCTCAGTCCGGATTTCAATTCCAGATTGATGTGGTGGGTCAGCCGGTAATGATGCATCTGGATACCGGTGCGCCGTCCACCTTCACCTTCCCACTGGCTATGAGCGC includes these proteins:
- a CDS encoding PDZ domain-containing protein, which gives rise to MNNDRLKRFLPGVLVALSVAGCVKVAPGPAQVRVGEHLYYAGNSVRLSTNLDGQHAFVSSHVGSEGPFNFIVDTGAGVNVIDREIAEGAGMQKIGEKEVLSGGVEPVTADIVVIPSVTIDGLTIKDAEFLIMELNAMSLGQLQGVVGMDLFRETLITFDPANDRIVISHDELTADHAGVIAYNPDAQSGFQFQIDVVGQPVMMHLDTGAPSTFTFPLAMSATIPLQDGMQQGPAAQLVGGQRSIQLATVDGVIKLGDISFENPAVAFIDPSTPHGNIGNAVLGDLVLSIDQRNGLLSLRKSETTKVTHVVEAENTGKPRRLGMQLRSLPAGTPPTVTMVEAGSLSARAGLQAGDALISVNGQSMQGLSFKELGSLFRSAIPLRFEAERNDKPFIVEIR